The Synechocystis sp. PCC 7509 genome includes a window with the following:
- a CDS encoding FAD-dependent oxidoreductase gives MPLRLLKFALSKKYPEPRMFRQCDRLKSSYDAVIIGGGAHGLAAAYYLARDYGITNVAVLEKGYIGGGNTGRNTTIIRSNYLTPEGVKFYDESVKLWQDLAQDFDLNLFYSTRGHFTLAHTDASVRTMRWRAEVNKHFGIDSELVSPQEVKKACPYMDISCGGNVPVLGALYHAPGSIARHDAVAWGYGRGADLRGVEIHQQTEVLGIEVKGGKITGVKTSKGDISTPKVLCAVAGSTPRMLKMVEMRSPIVIHPLQAMVSEPMKAWLDPIIVSGSLHVYVSQTARGELVMGASLDPYELHSTRSTFDFTEGLAAHMLELFPMLSHVKVVRQWAGMADMTPDFAPIMGKTDIEGFYLDAGWGTWGFKATPVCGKTMAYTMAGDRNHDLITDFSPSRFVNHALVGEKGAASVGH, from the coding sequence ATGCCGTTACGCTTGCTAAAATTTGCGCTGAGTAAGAAGTATCCAGAACCGAGGATGTTTCGGCAATGCGATCGCCTAAAATCTAGCTACGATGCGGTAATTATTGGCGGTGGCGCTCATGGACTGGCGGCGGCTTATTATTTAGCAAGAGATTACGGGATAACTAATGTTGCGGTACTAGAAAAAGGTTACATTGGCGGTGGAAATACGGGGCGCAATACAACAATTATTCGTTCTAACTACCTTACGCCGGAAGGGGTGAAGTTTTACGACGAATCGGTAAAACTATGGCAAGATTTGGCGCAAGATTTTGACTTAAATTTGTTTTACTCAACGCGCGGACACTTTACGCTGGCGCATACGGACGCATCGGTAAGGACAATGCGTTGGCGGGCGGAAGTAAACAAGCATTTTGGGATTGATAGCGAGTTGGTTAGTCCCCAAGAGGTTAAAAAAGCTTGTCCGTATATGGATATAAGTTGTGGTGGAAATGTCCCGGTTTTGGGCGCTTTGTACCACGCACCCGGAAGTATTGCGCGTCATGATGCAGTGGCTTGGGGTTATGGACGCGGTGCAGACTTGCGCGGGGTTGAGATTCATCAACAGACGGAAGTATTGGGAATTGAGGTTAAAGGCGGCAAAATTACGGGTGTTAAGACTTCAAAAGGTGATATTTCTACGCCTAAAGTGTTGTGTGCGGTGGCTGGATCTACGCCTCGGATGTTGAAAATGGTGGAAATGCGATCGCCTATAGTTATTCATCCTTTGCAAGCAATGGTTAGCGAACCGATGAAAGCTTGGTTAGATCCGATTATAGTTTCTGGTAGTTTGCACGTTTATGTTAGTCAAACCGCTAGAGGGGAGTTAGTTATGGGTGCATCTTTAGATCCTTACGAGTTGCATTCTACCCGTTCTACCTTTGATTTTACTGAAGGATTGGCGGCGCATATGTTGGAATTATTCCCGATGCTTTCCCACGTTAAGGTAGTACGACAATGGGCGGGAATGGCAGATATGACACCGGATTTTGCGCCAATTATGGGTAAGACAGATATTGAGGGGTTTTATTTAGATGCAGGTTGGGGAACTTGGGGCTTTAAAGCAACTCCCGTATGCGGTAAGACTATGGCTTATACAATGGCGGGCGATCGCAATCATGACTTAATTACAGATTTTTCCCCTTCTCGGTTTGTTAATCACGCCTTGGTAGGTGAAAAAGGCGCGGCTTCGGTAGGTCATTAA
- a CDS encoding sarcosine oxidase subunit delta — protein MKIITCPINGARPVSEFVCSGEVRIMPNPQTTDDATWADYVFNRNGKAGIKKEWWCHTPSNTWFIAERNTQTDEIINTYLYQGVV, from the coding sequence ATGAAAATTATAACTTGTCCGATTAATGGTGCTAGACCTGTATCTGAGTTTGTTTGTAGTGGAGAAGTGCGGATAATGCCCAATCCGCAAACAACAGATGATGCAACTTGGGCGGATTATGTGTTTAATCGCAATGGTAAAGCGGGGATAAAAAAAGAATGGTGGTGTCATACTCCTAGCAATACTTGGTTTATTGCAGAAAGAAACACGCAAACAGATGAAATTATCAATACTTATTTATATCAGGGGGTTGTATGA
- a CDS encoding 2Fe-2S iron-sulfur cluster-binding protein — translation MSNRLSPVNGEWINRRHRIDFTFEGRRYWGYEGDTIASALWASGQRILGRSFKYHRPRGILSMANHDINALMQDGQKLNVRGDVTLLQPGMILEAVNTFGGVESDRASIINFFSAFLPVGFYYKAFHNKKLFPFWERTIRNISGLGKLDPNTPHIRTSKRYDFCDVLVIGAGVSGISAALAAAESGADVVIVDENAQIVETLRCNVFNHPKIRIYTATQAAGYYADNWIPLVNDNYLSKMRAKVVIAATGAYEQPAVFRNNDLPGVMLASAAQRLIYRYGVKPMNRAIALVANKDGYQAVLDLVAHDVKVMAVVDLRKDPSVNEMVEKVRSLSIPIYPGYCIYEAKPNTVGDGVASAVITPIDNQKITEKIACDGIVMSVGWASAANLLYQAGTKMRFDDFLQQFVPETLPPGVFACGRVNGVFDFEQKLLDGKRAGLEAANYLGLGDKLEINVAPEIESPSYNWAIAPHPKGKDFVDFDEDLQYKDFINAIQEGFDNIELLKRYTTVGMGPSQGKHSNMNALRILAKITGKSPREVGTTTARPFFHPVPMSHLAGKGFTPFRQTPLHSRHAEMGACFMSAGMWSRPEYYVQKGKSRKECIELEVATVRDRVGIIDVGTLGKLEIRGADAAEFLERVYTGRYSNMKVGTTRYALMLDETGVIVDDGVVARLGTEHFYFTTTTSGATQIYRELSRLLTMWQLDCGIVNLTGARSAINLAGCYAPEVLAKLTNIDLSSTAFPYLAVRETEIADIRALLMRVGFVGEWSYEIHIAAEFAPRLWDTLLEAGKDYQINAFGVEAQRILRLEKGHLIIGQDTDGLTTPIEANLNWAVKMDKPFFIGQRSLQIVAKRPVEHQLIGFMLEADIVTPPQECHLIIETGDIAGRVTSITFSPTLQRYIGLAYVTPELVDKGEFSIRLSDRTFISATICPTPFYDPDNLRQKETIQRQEVGV, via the coding sequence ATGAGTAATCGGCTATCTCCGGTAAATGGGGAATGGATAAATCGCAGACATCGTATAGATTTTACTTTTGAAGGTAGGCGTTATTGGGGTTATGAAGGCGACACTATAGCAAGTGCGTTGTGGGCATCAGGACAACGTATACTTGGACGCAGCTTTAAATACCATCGTCCGCGCGGAATTTTGAGCATGGCAAACCATGATATTAATGCTTTGATGCAAGATGGACAAAAGCTGAATGTGCGAGGAGATGTCACATTATTACAGCCGGGAATGATTTTAGAAGCTGTAAATACTTTTGGTGGAGTAGAAAGCGATCGCGCCAGCATTATCAACTTTTTCTCAGCTTTTCTTCCTGTAGGATTTTACTACAAAGCTTTTCACAATAAAAAGCTATTTCCTTTCTGGGAACGCACTATTCGCAACATTAGCGGTTTAGGCAAGTTAGATCCAAATACGCCTCACATTCGCACCTCAAAACGTTATGATTTTTGCGATGTATTGGTAATAGGTGCGGGAGTTTCGGGAATATCAGCAGCATTAGCCGCCGCAGAATCCGGTGCAGATGTCGTAATTGTTGATGAAAATGCCCAAATTGTAGAGACTTTGCGGTGCAACGTCTTCAATCATCCCAAAATTAGAATATATACAGCAACCCAAGCGGCGGGATATTACGCAGACAACTGGATACCTTTAGTTAATGACAATTATTTATCTAAAATGCGGGCAAAAGTTGTAATTGCGGCTACAGGCGCTTACGAACAGCCAGCAGTATTTCGCAACAACGATTTACCAGGAGTAATGTTAGCATCAGCCGCGCAGAGATTGATTTATCGCTATGGTGTTAAGCCGATGAATCGGGCGATCGCTTTAGTCGCAAATAAGGATGGATATCAGGCAGTTTTAGATTTAGTCGCCCATGATGTAAAAGTAATGGCAGTGGTGGATTTAAGAAAAGATCCGTCAGTAAATGAGATGGTTGAGAAAGTGCGATCGCTTTCTATCCCCATTTACCCCGGTTATTGCATCTATGAGGCAAAGCCAAACACTGTAGGAGATGGCGTTGCAAGTGCTGTGATTACTCCTATTGATAATCAAAAAATCACTGAAAAAATTGCTTGTGATGGCATTGTTATGAGTGTAGGTTGGGCATCTGCTGCCAACTTACTTTATCAAGCGGGTACTAAAATGCGCTTTGATGACTTTTTGCAGCAATTTGTCCCCGAAACCTTGCCACCGGGAGTGTTCGCTTGCGGGCGGGTAAATGGGGTGTTTGATTTTGAACAAAAACTACTTGATGGTAAAAGAGCAGGGTTAGAAGCCGCTAATTACTTAGGATTAGGGGATAAATTAGAGATTAATGTTGCTCCAGAAATAGAGTCACCTTCTTACAATTGGGCGATCGCACCGCATCCAAAAGGTAAGGATTTTGTAGACTTTGACGAAGACTTGCAATACAAAGATTTTATCAACGCTATTCAAGAAGGATTTGACAACATTGAATTATTAAAACGCTATACAACGGTGGGAATGGGCCCAAGTCAAGGTAAACATTCTAATATGAATGCTTTGCGAATTTTGGCAAAAATTACTGGGAAATCACCGAGAGAAGTAGGAACAACTACCGCTAGACCATTTTTTCATCCTGTACCGATGTCGCACTTAGCCGGAAAAGGTTTCACACCTTTTAGACAAACACCTTTACACAGCCGTCATGCAGAGATGGGCGCGTGTTTTATGTCGGCGGGAATGTGGAGTAGACCAGAGTATTATGTTCAAAAGGGGAAAAGTAGAAAAGAGTGTATTGAGTTAGAAGTTGCAACAGTGCGCGATCGTGTTGGCATAATTGATGTTGGTACTTTAGGTAAACTTGAAATTAGAGGTGCGGATGCGGCGGAGTTTCTAGAAAGAGTCTACACCGGACGTTACAGTAATATGAAAGTTGGTACTACTCGTTACGCCCTAATGTTAGATGAAACGGGGGTAATTGTTGATGATGGAGTAGTTGCAAGATTAGGAACAGAGCATTTTTACTTTACAACTACAACCTCTGGCGCAACGCAGATATACCGGGAATTGTCGCGGTTGCTGACAATGTGGCAATTAGATTGTGGGATTGTTAATCTAACAGGAGCGCGATCGGCAATTAATCTAGCAGGATGTTATGCGCCGGAAGTCTTAGCTAAATTAACTAATATCGATCTTTCGAGTACAGCTTTTCCTTATTTAGCAGTCCGCGAAACGGAAATTGCAGACATTCGAGCGTTATTAATGCGCGTTGGTTTTGTTGGTGAATGGAGTTATGAGATTCACATCGCCGCAGAATTTGCGCCGAGACTTTGGGATACGTTATTAGAAGCGGGAAAAGACTATCAAATCAATGCTTTTGGCGTAGAAGCGCAAAGAATATTAAGGCTAGAAAAAGGTCATTTAATTATCGGTCAAGATACAGATGGTTTGACAACGCCCATTGAAGCAAATCTAAATTGGGCGGTAAAAATGGATAAACCCTTTTTTATCGGTCAACGTAGCTTACAGATAGTAGCCAAACGTCCGGTAGAACATCAACTTATCGGCTTTATGTTAGAAGCTGACATCGTTACACCGCCGCAAGAATGCCATTTAATTATTGAGACTGGTGATATAGCTGGACGAGTTACAAGTATTACTTTTAGTCCAACTTTGCAACGATACATTGGTTTAGCTTACGTCACACCCGAACTTGTAGATAAAGGAGAGTTTTCAATTAGGTTAAGCGATCGCACATTTATATCTGCAACTATATGTCCTACTCCATTTTACGATCCCGATAATCTGCGTCAAAAAGAAACAATCCAACGTCAGGAGGTAGGTGTATGA
- the glnT gene encoding type III glutamate--ammonia ligase, with product MTPEQAKQFLAENKVKFVLAQFVDIHGAAKTKAVPASHFDDILHPGAGFAGFAVWGLGMQPNSPDFMAVGDSTTLSLVPWMPGFARVVCVGNVKGQPYPYDSRFILMQQLERLKQKGWTLYTGLEPEFSLLYQDRHGKIYPCDRTDNLEKPCYDYKGLSRSRAFIEKLVDSLQAAEFDVYQIDHEDANGQFEINYTYTDGLTSCDRYIFFKMAASEIAKEMGLVCSFMPKPFANRSGNGMHIHMSISDGKSNIFADDSDTRNLGLSKLAYHFMGGLLAHAPALTAICAPTINSYKRLVVGRSLSGATWAPAYITYGDNNRSSMVRIPGGRLELRLADGSCNPYLATAAAIAAGLDGIKKELEPGEPYNTNLYDFSAQEIKDKGIQTLPQSLSEALDALEADEVITGALGVLAEEFISLKRMEWVEYMRHVSEWEIKKYLEFF from the coding sequence ATGACACCAGAACAAGCCAAACAATTTTTAGCCGAAAACAAAGTAAAGTTTGTCCTGGCGCAATTTGTCGATATTCACGGCGCAGCCAAAACAAAAGCCGTACCAGCATCGCATTTTGACGATATCCTTCATCCCGGTGCAGGTTTTGCAGGTTTTGCGGTTTGGGGACTGGGAATGCAGCCAAATAGCCCGGATTTTATGGCGGTAGGGGATTCAACAACCCTATCATTAGTCCCCTGGATGCCTGGTTTTGCCCGTGTAGTCTGCGTTGGTAATGTTAAAGGACAACCTTACCCTTACGATTCTCGCTTTATATTGATGCAGCAGTTGGAAAGGTTAAAACAAAAAGGTTGGACTTTGTACACGGGATTAGAACCAGAATTTTCCTTACTTTATCAAGATAGACATGGGAAGATTTACCCATGCGATCGCACAGATAATTTAGAAAAACCTTGTTACGACTACAAAGGACTTTCGCGCAGTCGGGCGTTTATTGAAAAACTGGTAGACTCCTTACAAGCGGCGGAGTTTGACGTTTATCAAATCGACCATGAAGACGCTAACGGACAGTTTGAAATTAACTATACCTATACTGATGGTTTGACATCGTGCGATCGCTACATTTTCTTTAAAATGGCAGCTTCAGAAATAGCGAAAGAAATGGGTTTAGTTTGCTCTTTTATGCCTAAACCTTTTGCTAATCGTTCCGGTAACGGAATGCACATACATATGTCAATCTCTGATGGCAAAAGTAATATATTTGCCGATGATTCCGACACAAGAAACCTAGGATTATCAAAACTAGCCTATCATTTCATGGGCGGATTACTAGCTCATGCCCCAGCTTTGACAGCAATTTGCGCTCCTACAATCAATTCCTACAAACGTTTGGTAGTAGGGAGAAGTTTAAGCGGTGCAACTTGGGCCCCTGCTTACATAACTTATGGAGATAACAATCGCTCCAGCATGGTGAGAATCCCCGGAGGACGCTTAGAGTTACGTTTAGCTGATGGATCGTGCAATCCTTATTTAGCGACGGCGGCGGCGATCGCAGCAGGCTTAGATGGCATCAAAAAAGAGTTAGAACCAGGCGAACCTTACAACACTAATTTGTACGACTTTTCCGCGCAAGAAATCAAAGATAAAGGCATCCAAACTTTACCTCAAAGTCTCTCTGAAGCGCTGGATGCTTTAGAAGCAGACGAAGTAATAACAGGCGCTTTGGGGGTACTCGCCGAGGAATTTATTAGCCTTAAGCGCATGGAATGGGTGGAATATATGCGCCATGTTTCCGAGTGGGAAATCAAAAAGTATTTGGAGTTTTTCTAA
- a CDS encoding class II glutamine amidotransferase — MCGIVGLLVKKPHLREDLGKLMLPMLIGMSDRGSDSAGLAVFTEPLADKDRKYSLYSGSAFNWDGLAPAYQTHFGIEANLTLPVGDRAVLTSELSPEIVKSWIKQNYPQLHILSTGRAIDLYKDIGTPTEVAHRYNFQSLKGSHLVGHTRMATESAVTPDRAHPFTAGEDFCLVHNGSLSNPNEIRRKLEPRGIKFETDNDTEAACRFLEWRMQEGDNLEAAINKGFEELDGFYTFLMGTEDKLALVRDAFGCKPAVVAETDDYVAIASEFRSLAHLPDVKHAHIYEPVPEEMYVWTA; from the coding sequence ATGTGTGGAATTGTTGGATTATTGGTTAAAAAACCCCATTTACGGGAAGATTTAGGCAAATTAATGTTGCCGATGTTGATCGGAATGAGCGATCGCGGATCGGATTCGGCGGGACTTGCAGTATTTACAGAACCCTTAGCAGACAAGGATCGTAAGTATAGTTTGTATTCTGGAAGTGCTTTTAATTGGGATGGATTAGCGCCAGCTTATCAAACACATTTTGGTATTGAGGCTAATTTAACTTTACCAGTGGGCGATCGCGCTGTACTAACTTCTGAACTTTCCCCAGAGATTGTAAAGTCATGGATAAAACAAAATTACCCGCAGTTACATATACTTTCAACGGGACGCGCCATCGACCTATACAAAGATATTGGCACACCTACAGAAGTTGCTCATCGCTACAACTTTCAATCTCTCAAAGGTTCTCATTTAGTCGGACATACGCGAATGGCGACAGAATCAGCCGTTACACCCGATCGCGCACATCCTTTCACGGCGGGAGAAGACTTTTGTTTAGTACACAACGGATCTCTATCTAATCCTAACGAAATTCGCCGCAAACTCGAACCACGCGGAATTAAGTTTGAAACCGATAACGATACCGAAGCCGCTTGTCGGTTTTTGGAATGGCGAATGCAAGAAGGAGACAACTTAGAAGCAGCTATAAATAAAGGTTTTGAAGAATTAGACGGATTTTATACATTTTTAATGGGTACGGAAGATAAACTAGCATTAGTAAGAGATGCTTTTGGTTGCAAACCTGCGGTAGTAGCGGAAACCGATGATTATGTTGCGATCGCATCTGAGTTTCGCTCTCTTGCTCATTTACCCGATGTAAAACACGCCCATATTTACGAACCCGTACCAGAGGAGATGTATGTATGGACAGCATAA
- a CDS encoding glutamate synthase has product MDSIIFDLAKTSLREVNQHLHHDLLDNPTPIKIINSDGAHNIAIGLNAPVDIEIIGHTGYYAASMNKLANVTITGNAGTGVAENMMSGRVHVKGFASVSAGSSAHGGLLIIDGNAGLRCGISLKGGNIVVGGNVGSFSAFMAQAGRIVVCGDAGDALGDSLYEAIIYVRGNIKSLGADAQIEPMLEADYLTVGELLGKANLPHHPKEFKKVASAKQLYHWNADANQEY; this is encoded by the coding sequence ATGGACAGCATAATTTTCGATCTTGCTAAAACTTCTTTGCGAGAAGTCAATCAACATCTGCATCACGATTTATTAGATAATCCAACTCCCATAAAAATCATTAATTCCGATGGCGCACACAACATCGCTATTGGTTTAAATGCACCTGTTGACATAGAAATTATCGGACATACAGGTTATTACGCCGCCAGCATGAACAAACTAGCCAACGTAACTATTACAGGTAACGCCGGAACAGGAGTAGCCGAAAACATGATGTCTGGACGAGTCCATGTCAAAGGCTTTGCGTCAGTTTCTGCGGGTTCTTCAGCGCATGGCGGATTACTAATTATTGATGGTAATGCAGGTTTGCGCTGCGGTATTTCTCTTAAAGGTGGAAATATTGTTGTCGGTGGAAATGTCGGCAGTTTCTCTGCATTTATGGCGCAAGCGGGAAGGATTGTAGTTTGTGGAGATGCGGGAGATGCGTTAGGCGATTCCCTTTACGAAGCAATAATTTATGTCCGAGGAAACATCAAATCTTTAGGCGCAGATGCTCAAATTGAACCAATGTTAGAAGCCGATTATCTCACAGTAGGGGAATTACTCGGTAAAGCAAATTTACCCCATCATCCCAAAGAGTTCAAAAAAGTAGCATCCGCAAAGCAGCTTTATCACTGGAATGCAGACGCAAACCAAGAATATTAA
- a CDS encoding GNAT family N-acetyltransferase, whose protein sequence is MLLETQRLILREFKQEDTQKLVSILANSKVMKFSPTGILSRSQTQEKVESFITSYKKYGFGKWAVILKENSELIGYCGIAVETIDYQDEREIGYRFDSKFWGKGFGTEAASAALECGFKKFQLPYILGIVEPSNVASVRVLEKLHMKYERKTVFHNVKMDVYQKSFVT, encoded by the coding sequence ATGTTGTTAGAAACACAACGACTGATTTTGAGAGAGTTTAAACAAGAAGATACTCAAAAACTTGTATCTATACTTGCTAATTCAAAAGTAATGAAATTTTCACCAACAGGTATTCTCTCAAGGTCACAAACTCAAGAGAAAGTAGAAAGCTTTATTACTTCTTATAAAAAGTATGGTTTTGGAAAATGGGCTGTTATTTTAAAAGAAAATAGCGAGTTAATAGGTTATTGCGGGATAGCAGTGGAAACAATTGATTATCAGGATGAACGAGAGATTGGCTATAGATTCGACTCTAAATTTTGGGGTAAAGGCTTTGGAACTGAAGCAGCATCAGCAGCTTTAGAATGTGGATTTAAAAAATTCCAACTTCCCTACATTCTTGGAATAGTTGAGCCTTCCAATGTAGCATCAGTCAGAGTTCTAGAAAAATTACATATGAAGTATGAAAGAAAAACAGTATTCCACAATGTCAAAATGGATGTATATCAGAAAAGTTTTGTCACTTAA
- a CDS encoding FMN-binding glutamate synthase family protein, whose protein sequence is MNPNQPISNEQSWGYDRTILNYIQNAAAHGLYEIRGLGAKRKLPHFDDLVFLGASLSRYPLEGYREKCSTKTVLGTRYATKPIELEIPITIAGMSFGSLSANVKEALGQAATQMGTSTTTGDGGMTQEERKSSKTLIYQCLPSRYGFNPDDLRSADAIEIVIGQGAKPGGGGMLLGQKINPRVAQMRTLPEGVDQRSACRHPDWTGSDDLTIKIQQLRELTDWEKPIFVKVGASRTFNDVKLAVHAGADVIVVDGMQGGTAATQTVFIEHVGIPTLAAVRQAVEALEDLDMKGKVQLIVSGGVRTGADVAKAIALGADAVSIGQGILIALGCNSQTYVQNDTHYSALEDYAALGTAPGTCHHCHTGKCPVGVTTQDPILEKRLEVEVGTKRVKNYLQTLNMELTTIARACGKQNVHHLEREDLVALTIEAAAMAKLPLAGTSWIPGT, encoded by the coding sequence ATGAACCCTAATCAACCTATTTCTAACGAACAATCCTGGGGATACGATCGCACTATCCTTAACTATATTCAAAATGCCGCCGCACACGGACTCTATGAAATACGCGGATTAGGTGCAAAACGTAAATTACCCCACTTTGACGACTTAGTATTTTTGGGTGCATCTTTATCTCGCTACCCCTTAGAAGGTTATCGAGAAAAATGTTCTACCAAAACCGTTTTAGGGACGCGCTACGCCACCAAACCCATAGAATTAGAAATTCCCATCACCATCGCCGGAATGAGTTTTGGCTCTCTTTCTGCCAACGTTAAAGAAGCTTTAGGACAAGCCGCAACCCAAATGGGGACATCGACAACCACAGGGGACGGCGGGATGACTCAAGAAGAAAGAAAGTCATCAAAAACATTGATTTACCAGTGCTTGCCGTCGCGCTACGGCTTCAATCCTGACGATTTGCGATCGGCTGATGCGATCGAAATAGTCATCGGACAAGGGGCAAAACCCGGCGGTGGTGGAATGTTATTAGGACAAAAAATCAATCCACGAGTTGCCCAAATGCGGACATTACCCGAAGGAGTGGATCAGCGTTCCGCCTGTCGCCATCCCGATTGGACGGGTTCAGACGATCTCACAATCAAAATTCAGCAATTGCGAGAACTAACCGACTGGGAAAAACCAATTTTTGTTAAAGTTGGAGCTTCGCGGACATTTAACGATGTCAAATTAGCCGTCCACGCAGGCGCAGATGTAATTGTAGTTGATGGAATGCAAGGAGGAACAGCCGCCACGCAAACCGTATTTATCGAACACGTAGGCATCCCCACCTTAGCCGCCGTGCGTCAAGCCGTAGAAGCTTTAGAAGACTTAGATATGAAGGGGAAAGTGCAATTAATCGTTTCTGGTGGGGTTCGTACTGGTGCAGATGTGGCAAAAGCGATCGCATTAGGCGCAGATGCGGTATCTATAGGTCAAGGTATTTTAATAGCGTTAGGTTGCAACAGCCAAACCTACGTTCAAAATGACACCCATTATTCCGCCCTTGAAGACTACGCCGCCCTCGGTACTGCACCAGGAACTTGTCACCACTGCCATACAGGGAAGTGTCCCGTAGGCGTAACCACTCAAGATCCGATATTAGAAAAACGGCTAGAAGTTGAAGTAGGAACAAAAAGAGTCAAAAACTACCTGCAAACCCTAAACATGGAATTAACTACAATTGCTCGTGCTTGTGGTAAGCAAAACGTCCATCATTTGGAAAGAGAGGACTTAGTAGCTTTAACTATTGAAGCGGCAGCAATGGCGAAGCTGCCGCTAGCCGGGACATCCTGGATTCCTGGAACTTAA
- a CDS encoding type II toxin-antitoxin system VapC family toxin: MTVYFIDSSALVKRYISEIGSVWVLELFDPAFGNEVFIAAVSGVEIIAAIARRSRGGSISATDATKVFNQLKSDLQTEYQIIEITESIINDGMTLAQKHGLRGYDAIQLAAGCALNMLCITYNAAPIIFVSADKELNIAASIEGLVVENPNNHP, encoded by the coding sequence ATGACAGTTTACTTTATAGATAGTAGTGCTTTAGTCAAGCGATACATCAGTGAAATTGGCTCAGTTTGGGTTTTAGAATTATTCGATCCTGCCTTTGGGAATGAAGTTTTTATCGCCGCCGTTTCAGGAGTAGAAATTATTGCTGCGATCGCACGGCGATCGCGGGGTGGAAGTATTAGTGCTACTGATGCAACAAAAGTGTTTAATCAACTAAAAAGTGATTTACAGACAGAGTATCAAATTATTGAAATTACAGAGAGTATTATTAATGATGGAATGACCTTAGCCCAAAAGCACGGTTTACGAGGCTATGATGCAATTCAGTTAGCCGCAGGTTGTGCCTTAAATATGCTTTGTATCACCTATAACGCCGCTCCCATAATTTTTGTATCCGCAGATAAGGAGTTGAACATTGCAGCTTCAATTGAGGGTTTGGTTGTCGAAAATCCAAACAATCATCCCTAG
- a CDS encoding TetR/AcrR family transcriptional regulator, which yields MPTEKQHQNRSCILDVTESLLRSIGRDAITIRAVADEAKVQLPTIYRLFGDKVGLLDAVAERGFTRYMAIDPEHRETLEPIEQLRHGWDIHVRFGLENPELYDLMYANPYSRKVTPAAQIALDGLTALIGRLAASGSLKVSQEEATFVAFSSASGVVLSTYFLPGVLHDPSYLENIRESMISSIAIKVNCHDGGLIANAATTLGGNLDQLKVLSPNEQNLLHEWLNRILASSRNSSFSA from the coding sequence ATGCCCACAGAAAAACAGCACCAGAACCGCAGTTGTATTTTGGATGTGACCGAGTCTCTTTTGAGAAGCATTGGCCGCGATGCAATTACGATTCGAGCAGTGGCCGATGAAGCCAAGGTACAACTACCAACCATCTACAGACTATTTGGTGACAAGGTGGGGTTGCTCGATGCTGTGGCGGAACGGGGGTTCACTCGGTATATGGCGATCGATCCCGAACACAGGGAGACACTGGAGCCTATAGAGCAGTTGCGCCATGGCTGGGACATCCACGTACGATTTGGGCTGGAAAATCCTGAACTTTATGACCTGATGTATGCCAACCCTTATTCCCGCAAGGTTACGCCCGCCGCTCAGATCGCGTTGGATGGTTTGACTGCTTTGATTGGGCGACTAGCGGCTTCGGGATCTCTCAAGGTCAGCCAGGAAGAGGCGACGTTTGTCGCCTTTTCTTCTGCATCAGGAGTCGTTCTGTCGACATACTTCTTGCCTGGGGTTCTTCACGACCCTTCCTATTTGGAGAACATCAGGGAGTCGATGATCTCGTCGATCGCAATTAAAGTAAATTGCCACGATGGTGGGCTAATTGCTAATGCGGCAACAACATTAGGAGGTAACCTAGATCAGCTCAAAGTCCTCTCCCCAAATGAGCAGAATCTTCTTCACGAATGGTTGAATCGCATTCTTGCATCGTCCAGGAATAGTTCTTTTTCGGCATGA